One part of the Macaca mulatta isolate MMU2019108-1 chromosome 6, T2T-MMU8v2.0, whole genome shotgun sequence genome encodes these proteins:
- the CD14 gene encoding monocyte differentiation antigen CD14 precursor, whose product MERASCLLLLLLPLVHVSATTPEPCELDDEDFRCVCNFSEPHPDWSEAFQCVSAVEVEIRVGGLSLEPFLTRVDPDADPRQYADTIKALRVRRLTVGAAQVPAQLLVGALRVLAYSRLQELTLEDLEITGTMPPLPLEATGLALSSLRLHNVSWATGRSWLAELQQWLKPGLKVLSIAQAHSPAFSCEQVRAFPALTSLDLSDNPGLGERGLIAALCPHKFPALQNLALRNTGMETPTGVCAALAAAGVQPHSLDLSHNSLRATANPSAPRCMWSSALNSLNLSFAGLEQVPKGLPAKLRVLDLSCNRLNRRPRPDELPQVDNLALDGNPFLVPGTALPQEGSMNSGVVPACARSTLSVGVSGTLVLLQGARGFA is encoded by the exons ATG GAGCGCGCATCCTgcttgttgctgctgctgctgccgctggtGCACGTCTCTGCGACCACGCCAGAACCTTGTGAGCTGGACGATGAAGATTTCCGCTGCGTCTGCAACTTCTCCGAACCTCATCCCGACTGGTCCGAAGCCTTCCAGTGTGTTTCTGCAGTCGAGGTGGAGATCCGTGTCGGCGGTCTCAGCCTAGAGCCGTTTCTAACGCGCGTCGATCCCGACGCCGACCCGCGGCAGTATGCTGACACGATCAAGGCTCTCCGCGTGCGGCGGCTCACAGTAGGAGCCGCACAGGTTCCTGCTCAGCTACTGGTAGGCGCCTTGCGTGTACTAGCGTACTCCCGCCTCCAGGAACTGACGCTCGAGGACCTAGAGATAACCGGCACCATGCCTCCCCTGCCTCTGGAAGCCACAGGGCTTGCACTCTCCAGCTTGCGCCTACACAACGTGTCGTGGGCGACAGGGCGTTCCTGGCTCGCCGAGCTGCAGCAGTGGCTCAAGCCCGGCCTCAAGGTACTGAGCATTGCCCAAGCACACTCGCCTGCCTTTTCCTGCGAACAGGTTCGCGCTTTCCCGGCCCTCACCAGCCTAGACCTGTCTGACAATCCTGGACTGGGCGAACGCGGACTGATCGCGGCTCTCTGTCCCCACAAGTTCCCGGCCCTCCAGAATCTAGCGCTGCGCAACACAGGAATGGAGACGCCCACAGGCGTGTGCGCTGCACTGGCGGCGGCAGGTGTGCAGCCCCACAGCCTAGACCTCAGCCACAACTCGCTACGCGCCACCGCAAACCCTAGCGCTCCGAGATGTATGTGGTCCAGCGCCCTAAACTCCCTCAATCTGTCGTTCGCTGGGCTGGAACAGGTGCCTAAAGGACTGCCGGCCAAGCTCAGAGTGCTCGATCTCAGCTGCAACAGACTGAACAGGAGGCCGCGGCCTGACGAGCTGCCCCAGGTGGATAACCTGGCACTGGACGGAAATCCCTTCCTGGTCCCTGGAACTGCCCTCCCCCAAGAGGGCTCAATGAACTCCGGCGTGGTCCCAGCCTGTGCACGTTCGACCCTGTCGGTGGGGGTGTCGGGAACCCTGGTGCTGCTCCAAGGGGCCCGGGGCTTTGCCTAA